In Thalassospira sp. ER-Se-21-Dark, the genomic stretch CCCGAAGACCCCGTGACGGTCTATGCCCTGCTGGATGGCCCCAGCATCACCGGGGCGTATAAATTCCTGCTTTATCGCGGCGAAGGGGTGACGATGGATGTCGAAAAACATCTGTTCTTGCGCAAGGACATCGAAAGGCTTGGCATCGCACCGCTGACCAGCATGTTCTGGTATTCAGAACAGAACAAGTCGTTCCGCTTTGACTGGCGCCCGGAAGTGCATGACAGTGACGGGCTGGAGCTTTGGACTGGCGGCGGCGAACGCATCTGGCGGCAGCTCAATAACCCGGAAACCATCCGCGCATCGGCGTTTGGCGACAATAACCCGCGTGGGTTTGGTTTGATGCAGCGCGATCGCGATGTGAAGAACTATCTGGATGGTGTGCGTTATCACCGCCGACCCAGCCTGTGGGTCGAACCACAAGGCGACTGGAACGACGGCGCGGTTCAGTTGATCGAAATCCCGACCGACGATGAAATCCACGATAACATTGCCGCCTTCTGGGTCCCGAATGGCGAAGCCAAGGCGGGCAATTCTTATCAATTCAAATACCGCCTGTATTGGCAGGCCTATAACCCGTTCCCGGTCAAGGAACTGGCAACCGCCACCGCAACCCGCATGGGCCGTGGTGGGGAGCCCGGCACCAACCGGCCCAAGGACGAAATCAAGTTTTCGGTCGAGTTCGAAGGCGAGGTTCTGGGAACGCTTGCCTACGGCGAATTCCCCGAAGTGGTTGTAACATCCTCGCGCGGGGAGATTGTGCGCACCAAGATCGAACCGATCATGGATACCCGCATCTGGCGGGCGGCCTTTGACCTTAAGGCCACGGGCAATGATCCGGTTGACCTGCGCATGTATCTGAAACGCGGTGACGGCCCCTTAAGTGAAACCTGGATGTTCCAGCACCTGCCGGCCGTTGGCAACCAGCGACAGGGTTAGGGTTAATGCGGGGCCATGTCAGCAGACTGGCTGGCCCCGCCCTGCCCAAGGATCGCCATGACATCGCGGATTGGCGGTGCACCAAACATGCGGGCATATTCGCGGCTGAACTGTGACGCGCTTTCATACCCGACCGCATAGGCCGCCGATGCCGCATCCTTCATTTCGGCCAGCATGATCTGACGCGCCGTCGTCAGGCGGAGCCGCTTTTGGTACTGAAGCGGGCTCATGGCTGTCACCTGCTTGAAGTGGTGATGGAAGGAAGACGGGCTCATATTGGCCCGGTTTGCCAAGTCTTCCACCTTAAGCGGCTTGTCGAAATTATCCTTGATCAGTTGAAGGGCTGCCGAGATGCGCTGCATGTTGCTGCCGCCGATGGCAAGCCCCGCAATCGCCGCCCCCTTGGCGGTACATAACAAGCGGTAATGCACTTCGCGCATCAAAAGCGGCAACATCACCGGCACATCATCGGGACGATCAAGCAGCTCAACCACGCGCAAGACAGCATCGGTCAGGCTGTCGGTTGTCTTTTCGACAAAAAGCCCGCGCGTGCTTTCGCTG encodes the following:
- a CDS encoding glucan biosynthesis protein D; this encodes MTTSVERRRFLKSIAAAGLILPGMSIYQHALADVDGLDLGSAQPFDFADLIARAKSMAASAYEAPVAPNPEIVGKIDYDTHGKLHYKRDHSPFSDGSGTYPLTFFHLGMYFAKPVHMYLLENGQAREVIYKPDYFDMPEDSIARQLPANSGFAGFRLHENQARDDWKTQDWAAFLGASYFRAIGDEGQYGLSARGIAVNTATSVPEEFPDFRQFFIEPAKNPEDPVTVYALLDGPSITGAYKFLLYRGEGVTMDVEKHLFLRKDIERLGIAPLTSMFWYSEQNKSFRFDWRPEVHDSDGLELWTGGGERIWRQLNNPETIRASAFGDNNPRGFGLMQRDRDVKNYLDGVRYHRRPSLWVEPQGDWNDGAVQLIEIPTDDEIHDNIAAFWVPNGEAKAGNSYQFKYRLYWQAYNPFPVKELATATATRMGRGGEPGTNRPKDEIKFSVEFEGEVLGTLAYGEFPEVVVTSSRGEIVRTKIEPIMDTRIWRAAFDLKATGNDPVDLRMYLKRGDGPLSETWMFQHLPAVGNQRQG
- a CDS encoding AraC family transcriptional regulator encodes the protein MNSYQKLCGLIDKYCEADGAVRTAVEPVWMFRTTGPTLKVPTIYKPCLCLIISGAKEVTLGDELYRYEPGQLLAASVDLPLVGHVTLAAEDAPYRSLSLDLDAKILGELVANMDIKMGADSESTRGLFVEKTTDSLTDAVLRVVELLDRPDDVPVMLPLLMREVHYRLLCTAKGAAIAGLAIGGSNMQRISAALQLIKDNFDKPLKVEDLANRANMSPSSFHHHFKQVTAMSPLQYQKRLRLTTARQIMLAEMKDAASAAYAVGYESASQFSREYARMFGAPPIRDVMAILGQGGASQSADMAPH